The segment CCCTTCCTGGGACCTGTACGAGCTGAGCATCCCGTGCACGGTCTTCGGCAAACCGCAGCCCGACCTCGCCGACCACTGGTACGAGTTCCGGCTCTGCGGCACCGGCGAGACCGACCCGGAAGCGAACGACCCCGCCGGTTTCCGGATCCGTACGGCCTACGGGCTCGAAGGGCTCGTCGGCGCCGATACGGTGATCGTCCCGTCCGTCCCCGACGCCTGCATGGACGGCGAGCGGCCGGTGTCCCCGGCCTTGGTCGAGGCGCTGCGCGCGGCGCACGCGGCCGGCGCCCGGATGGTCTCCCTCTGCAACGGCGCGTTCGCGCTGGCCGCGGCCGGACTGCTGGACGGCCGGCGCGCCACCTGCCACTGGCTGCACACCGCCCAGCTGGCCCGCCGCCATCCGAAGGTGCGGGTCGACGACTCGGTGCTGTACGTGGACGACGGCGATGTCCTGACCAGCGCGGGCCTCTCCGCGGGCCTGGACCTCTGTCTGCATCTGGTCCGCCGCGACCTCGGCGCCCGGATCGCCAATCAGCTGGCCCGCCGGATGGTGGTCCCGGCCCACCGCCCCGGCGGACAGGCGCAGTTCATCGACCTTCCGCTGCCGCCCGAGGACGACGAGGGTCTCGCGCCGGTGCTCGACTGGGTACGGGAGAACCTCGGCCGACCGCTGACGGTCGCGGACATGGCGCACCGGGCCGCGATGAGCCGGCGCACCTTCTACCGCCGCCTCCAGGCGGCGACCGGTACGACCCCGCTGCAATGGCTGCTGGCCCAGCGGCTGGGCCGGGCCCGGGTACTGCTGGAGTCCACGGACCTGCCGGTGGAGCGGGTCGGCGAGCTGAGCGGTCTGGGCACGGCGAACAATCTCCGCCACCACTTCCTGCGCCATATCGGGGTCACCCCGGGCGACTACCGCCGGGCCTTTCCCCGCACTTCCGCCCCCGCTTTCGTTCCCGCGTTCGTTCCCGCTTCCGTCCCGGCCCTCGCCGCGCCCACGGCGCCGTAGCGACAGCCGGCCGTGGCCGAGCGCGCCCGCCCCCGACCGTGCGGCCCCGAACGCGCCGTCAGG is part of the Streptomyces qinzhouensis genome and harbors:
- a CDS encoding helix-turn-helix domain-containing protein; translated protein: MSAGIVAVVAPEEFGVPSWDLYELSIPCTVFGKPQPDLADHWYEFRLCGTGETDPEANDPAGFRIRTAYGLEGLVGADTVIVPSVPDACMDGERPVSPALVEALRAAHAAGARMVSLCNGAFALAAAGLLDGRRATCHWLHTAQLARRHPKVRVDDSVLYVDDGDVLTSAGLSAGLDLCLHLVRRDLGARIANQLARRMVVPAHRPGGQAQFIDLPLPPEDDEGLAPVLDWVRENLGRPLTVADMAHRAAMSRRTFYRRLQAATGTTPLQWLLAQRLGRARVLLESTDLPVERVGELSGLGTANNLRHHFLRHIGVTPGDYRRAFPRTSAPAFVPAFVPASVPALAAPTAP